The Clostridia bacterium genome segment AAGACTATCCTTTTATGAGAAATATACACAGGAATTATTGACCGCTGGACAAGCCTATTATTGTTTTTGTAGTGAAGCAGAATTAGAAGCTGAGCGGCAAAAAGCCCGACAAGCCGGCAGGCCCCCCATGTATAGTGGGAAATGTCGTACTTTGTCACCAGTGGAAAGGGAAAAATATTTAGCTCAAGGCCGGCAGCCGGTGATTAGATTTCAAGTTCCGGCTAATCAAGCAATTATAATTGATGATTTGGTGCGCGGTCGTGTTGTTTTTCGAAGTGAAGATATTGGTGATTTCATTATTGTTAAATCTGATGGTTTGCCCACTTATAATTATGCAGTGGTAATTGATGATGCTTTGATGAAAATTAGTCATGTGATTCGTGCTGAGGAACATTTGTCCAATACACCGCGGCAAATTTTGCTTTACCAGGCTTTGGGTTTTCCTTTGCCTCATTTTGCCCATGTTTCTTTAATTTTAGGTAAAGACCGCAGTAAGATGAGTAAACGTCATGGGGCTACTTCGGTAATTCAATATCAAAAAGAGGGTTATTTACCTGAGGCAGTAGTGAATTTTCTGGCTCTTTTGGGCTGGGCCCCAGAGGGTGAAGCGGAAAAGTTTAGTATGGCGGAATTAATCGAGCAATTTTCTTTGGAGCGTGTAGCTAAAAATCCCGCAGTTTTTGATTTGGAAAAATTACGCTGGCTAAACTCACTTTATTTAAAAGATTATTCATCTGTGGAATTAACTAATTTAGCAGTACCTTATTTAGTTGCCGCCGGACTTTTGGCTCCTACTCCTGCCGAGGTGAAATGGGTGGAAACAGCTTTGTCTATATTGGGGGAACGTTTAATTACCGTAAAGGATGTAGTAGAAAAGTTAAAGCCCTTTATTGGGGAAACGGTAGAAATAGTTGATGAAAAAGCACACATGGCTTTAAATGCGGAAACTGCTCCTTTGGTTTTAAAAACTTTTCGGGAACAGTTAATTGCTTTAGATGAAATTACCCCAGAAGGCATTCAAGCTATCTTAAAAACAAT includes the following:
- a CDS encoding glutamate--tRNA ligase — translated: MTEIRVRFAPSPTGPLHIGGARSALFNYLFARQLDGKFILRIEDTDQARSRRESEKDIYKSLEWLGLTWDEGPDRGGEYGPYRQTERLSFYEKYTQELLTAGQAYYCFCSEAELEAERQKARQAGRPPMYSGKCRTLSPVEREKYLAQGRQPVIRFQVPANQAIIIDDLVRGRVVFRSEDIGDFIIVKSDGLPTYNYAVVIDDALMKISHVIRAEEHLSNTPRQILLYQALGFPLPHFAHVSLILGKDRSKMSKRHGATSVIQYQKEGYLPEAVVNFLALLGWAPEGEAEKFSMAELIEQFSLERVAKNPAVFDLEKLRWLNSLYLKDYSSVELTNLAVPYLVAAGLLAPTPAEVKWVETALSILGERLITVKDVVEKLKPFIGETVEIVDEKAHMALNAETAPLVLKTFREQLIALDEITPEGIQAILKTIIKDLKLKGKEVYMPLRAALIGQAHGPELQQIIAILGKDLTLRRLANVLA